A region from the Aegilops tauschii subsp. strangulata cultivar AL8/78 chromosome 5, Aet v6.0, whole genome shotgun sequence genome encodes:
- the LOC109755246 gene encoding pentatricopeptide repeat-containing protein At4g25270, chloroplastic, translating to MALTAAVTHASRALPRRRHRRAPAPSTRLAPPLTAPPPPPTRPATLDRVLSDLEAQPRLLTPSLLAPLLAALPLHPSPRRRLAALRGLLPVSLLRRHPDLALRLLHIHASLGLLAYAHHIFDHLLPARTRRERAFPWNCLIAGYAHVGRYNDALALYLQMDEEGAPRDGFTFESALRACAGGRSAELGRAVHRDALRAGLAADVSVCDALVEMYAHCGDMEMACQVFDAMPERDAVSCNVMLAGLLGHGGLSPQATEVWRRMLGEGHKPDSVVLSTILCHHPDDGKQGPEVHAWVIRHGLDTELSVANALIGMYSRKNELGHALSVFEWMPVRDLASWNAIISAHSQDFRVLMMFRRMVDSGVRPDETTFAAVLSACDSLGLVEGGMRLFSEMENKYRIQPILEHYTSVVNMLGKAGMVDEAYEFMSKRMCLSSEPTVLRALLHASSVHGNIRIGQITAKKLLDLEPDNVHNFVTVMKMYENTGRLEELEKVKKEMRDKGL from the coding sequence ATGGCGCTAACCGCAGCTGTCACCCACGCCTCGCGCGCGCTCCCGCGGCGGCGCCACCGCCGCGCTCCGGCTCCCTCCACCCGCCTCGCCCCTCCCCTtaccgcgccgccgccaccgccgacaCGTCCGGCGACCCTCGACCGCGTGCTCTCCGACCTGGAGGCCCAGCCGCGCCTCCTCACGCCGTCCCTCCTCGCGCCCCTCCTCGCCGCGCTCCCGCTCCACccgtccccgcgccgccgcctcgccgcgctCCGCGGCCTCCTGCCGGTctccctcctccgccgccacCCGGACCTCGCGCTCCGCCTCCTCCACATCCACGCCTCCCTCGGCCTCCTCGCGTACGCGCACCACATCTTCGACCACCTCCTCCCCGCGCGCACCCGCCGAGAGCGCGCGTTCCCGTGGAACTGCCTCATCGCCGGATACGCACACGTCGGCCGCTACAACGACGCGCTCGCCCTCTACCTCCAGATGGACGAGGAGGGCGCCCCGCGCGACGGGTTCACCTTCGAGAGCGCGCTCCGGGCCTGCGCTGGCGGCCGGTCCGCCGAGCTTGGTCGGGCCGTGCACCGCGACGCCCTGCGCGCCGGCCTCGCCGCCGACGTCTCCGTGTGCGACGCCCTCGTGGAGATGTATGCTCACTGCGGCGACATGGAGATGGCGTGCCAGGTGTTTGACGCAATGCCGGAGAGGGACGCCGTCTCGTGCAACGTCATGCTCGCTGGCTTGCTGGGGCACGGTGGTCTCTCTCCTCAGGCAACGGAGGTATGGAGGAGGATGCTCGGAGAAGGGCACAAGCCCGACTCCGTCGTGCTGTCGACGATTCTCTGCCATCACCCTGATGATGGCAAACAGGGACCGGAGGTTCATGCCTGGGTGATCCGCCATGGGCTCGACACAGAGTTGTCAGTGGCAAACGCTCTGATTGGAATGTACTCCAGAAAGAATGAGCTAGGCCACGCCCTGTCCGTGTTCGAGTGGATGCCGGTCAGGGACCTGGCCTCGTGGAATGCTATAATCTCTGCGCACAGCCAAGACTTCAGAGTTCTCATGATGTTCCGCCGCATGGTGGACTCCGGAGTGCGGCCGGATGAGACCACCTTTGCGGCGGTGCTCTCCGCGTGCGACAGTCTAGGATTGGTGGAGGGCGGCATGAGGCTGTTTTCTGAGATGGAGAACAAGTACAGAATTCAGCCTATTCTGGAGCACTACACCTCTGTGGTCAACATGCTAGGCAAAGCTGGGATGGTGGATGAGGCATACGAGTTCATGTCAAAGCGGATGTGTCTCAGCAGTGAGCCCACTGTCTTGAGGGCTCTTCTACATGCTAGCTCAGTACATGGCAACATCAGGATAGGACAAATCACCGCAAAGAAGTTACTCGACCTGGAGCCTGACAATGTGCATAATTTCGTCACAGTAATGAAGATGTATGAAAACACGGGTAGGTTGGAGGAGCTCGAGAAGGTGAAGAAGGAAATGAGGGATAAAGGGCTGTAA
- the LOC109755245 gene encoding uncharacterized protein, translating into MASLLQLFNDWEIQLLVLLSFVLQIFLFFTGSLRQRGAKFLSGIIWIAYLVADLVAVYALGLLSKQDDNATALTKNHPLAFFWPPFLLIHLGGQDTITAFSLEDNRLWLRHLLNLIVQVVLALYVFSKYIAGRNAQLLVPGIFMFVAGIIKYGERTMALMYGNLQNISGYNNSEESKLNQHQELDQDASFSSIVCFSLDSAPIIRHLFAGFTLFQIPQGFCAATWTSYARSGEVQLSKLVKLVDVELGIMYCDVYTKAAMLRTRSGIILRCTSQVSALVALVLFIVGDKERYNRADVAITYMLFMGSFLLEVLAMFMMVMVSPWTWAWLKARKCVWLTRVSWTLVSNNIVGWPEEKPLWSNRIGQYNFLSYVGCEENPRSPSMSERVMGMSRKMAKAVGAGEDRLFWLSKVLDAKYEEVDKDITESFVKEIRVILQSPFGGQKRQWQHLSRFLRSMARELSDNFSAVIIRLNISTIIHLSEVSSVDAEIVALVGVCRKLSNYMMYLLVTHPVMLQVTASSAKSVLQGFRKKFMMMAGSISISNSKHGVVLQNLKEFLSKEDSALSLPEPCKETLEEMRDMWVRIIMYAASRSRPETHATQLARGGEFLTFIWLLMAHKSLGASAAFPIDLISPPTTFGPHIDVRFYAFDFR; encoded by the coding sequence ATGGCGAGCTTGTTACAACTGTTTAATGATTGGGAGATCCAACTGCTTGTCCTTCTCAGCTTCGTGCTACAGATATTCCTCTTCTTTACTGGCAGCCTTCGGCAACGTGGCGCCAAGTTTCTTAGTGGCATTATTTGGATAGCTTATTTGGTGGCAGACTTGGTAGCAGTTTATGCCCTTGGTTTGCTATCAAAACAAGACGACAACGCCACCGCGCTGACAAAAAACCACCCATTAGCTTTCTTTTGGCCGCCCTTCCTACTCATTCATCTTGGTGGACAGGACACCATCACAGCTTTTTCCTTGGAGGACAACCGCTTGTGGTTGAGGCATTTGTTGAATTTGATAGTTCAAGTGGTCCTAGCATTGTATGTCTTCTCAAAGTACATTGCTGGGCGCAATGCGCAGCTTCTTGTTCCGGGCATCTTTATGTTTGTTGCTGGAATCATCAAGTATGGGGAGAGGACGATGGCTCTCATGTACGGGAACCTACAAAACATAAGTGGCTACAACAATAGTGAAGAAAGTAAGCTGAACCAGCATCAAGAACTAGATCAAGATGCTAGCTTCTCTAGCATTGTTTGCTTTTCCTTGGATTCAGCGCCAATCATTCGGCATTTATTTGCTGGATTTACGCTCTTCCAGATACCACAAGGCTTCTGTGCAGCAACTTGGACGAGTTATGCCCGGTCAGGTGAAGTTCAATTGTCCAAGCTGGTCAAGTTGGTTGACGTCGAACTTGGTATCATGTATTGTGATGTCTATACCAAGGCGGCAATGCTTCGGACAAGAAGCGGGATTATACTTCGATGCACATCTCAAGTGTCGGCTTTGGTTGCCCTTGTGCTCTTCATAGTTGGTGACAAAGAGAGATACAACAGGGCCGACGTTGCAATCACCTACATGTTATTCATGGGGAGCTTTTTACTGGAAGTTCTTGCAATGTTTATGATGGTCATGGTGTCACCTTGGACATGGGCATGGCTGAAGGCCAGGAAGTGTGTTTGGCTCACTCGCGTGTCCTGGACGCTTGTCTCCAATAATATTGTTGGATGGCCGGAGGAGAAGCCGCTGTGGTCAAACCGCATAGGGCAGTACAACTTTCTGAGCTATGTGGGCTGCGAGGAAAACCCAAGGAGCCCGTCCATGTCGGAACGAGTGATGGGCATGAGTAGGAAGATGGCAAAAGCAGTTGGCGCTGGAGAGGACAGGTTGTTTTGGTTGAGCAAGGTATTAGACGCCAAGTACGAGGAGGTGGATAAGGATATCACAGAGAGCTTTGTGAAAGAGATTAGAGTCATTCTCCAGTCCCCTTTTGGAGGCCAAAAACGACAGTGGCAACATCTCAGTCGGTTCCTGCGTAGTATGGCAAGAGAATTGTCTGACAATTTTAGTGCTGTCATAATCCGTTTGAATATATCAACAATAATACACCTGAGTGAGGTTTCAAGCGTGGACGCGGAGATAGTTGCCTTGGTTGGTGTCTGCCGGAAACTATCCAATTATATGATGTACCTTCTTGTTACACACCCAGTTATGCTGCAGGTCACTGCTAGCAGTGCCAAATCAGTGCTACAAGGCTTCCGCAAGAAGTTTATGATGATGGCAGGCAGCATCAGCATCAGCAACAGCAAGCATGGTGTTGTTCTGCAAAATCTGAAAGAGTTCTTATCCAAGGAGGATTCTGCCTTGTCTTTACCAGAACCATGCAAAGAAACACTGGAGGAGATGAGAGACATGTGGGTGAGGATCATCATGTACGCTGCAAGCAGGTCGCGGCCCGAGACGCACGCGACCCAGCTGGCCAGAGGAGGGGAGTTCCTTACCTTCATCTGGCTGCTCATGGCACACAAGAGTCTTGGGGCTTCCGCGGCCTTTCCCATCGACCTTATTAGTCCACCTACTACTTTTGGACCTCACATTGATGTGCGATTTTACGCCTTTGATTTTCGCTGA